A window of the Citrus sinensis cultivar Valencia sweet orange chromosome 9, DVS_A1.0, whole genome shotgun sequence genome harbors these coding sequences:
- the LOC102627750 gene encoding E3 ubiquitin-protein ligase UPL1 isoform X3 — MKLKRRRALEVPPKIRSVINSITAVPLENIDEPLKNFLWEFDKGDFHHWVDLFNHFDSFFDKHIKSRKDLQVEDNFLESDPPFPREAVLQILRVIRIILENCTNKHFYSSYEQHLSALLASTDPDVVEACLQTLAAFLKKTIGKYTIRDSSLNSKLFALAQGWGGKEEGLGLIECAVQDGCDPIAYELGCTLHFEFYALNESSGEFSVEEQSTRGLQIIHLPNINTRSETDLELLNKLVVEFKVPASLRFSLLSRLRFARAFGSLAARQQYTCIRLYAFIVLVQASSDADDLVSFFNSEPEFVNELVTLLSYEVAVPEKIRILCLLSLVALCQDRSRQPTVLTAVTSGGHCGILSSLMQKTIDSVLSNSSKWSVVFAEALLSLVTVLVSSSSGCSAMREAGFIPTLLPLLKDTDPQHLHLVSTAVHILEAFMDYSNPAAALFRDLGGLDDTIYRLNVEVSYVEAGSKQRKDSDCSRNSSQIVAGSSSDLDNMQPLYSEALVSYHRRLLMKALLRAISLGTYAPGNTARVYGSEESLLPQCLCIIFRRAKDFGGGVFSLAATVMSDLIHKDPTCYPVLDAAGLPSAFLDAIMDGVLCSAEAIICIPQCLDALCLNNNGLQAVKDRNALRCFVKIFTSRAYSRVLAGDTPGSLSSGLDELMRHASSLRSPGVDMVIEILNAIIKVGSGVDASGLSTDPQSDSAPVPMETDAEDRNLALPDDRESSKMESSEQSAESSSDASLVNIELFLPDCVSNVARLLETILQNADTCRIFVEKKGIDAVLQLFTLPLMPLSASVGQSISAAFKNFSPQHSASLARTVCSFLREHLKLTNELLLSLGGTQLAAVESGKQNKILRHLCSLEGLLSLSNFLLKGTSTVISELSTADADVLKDLGRTYREIVWQISLCNETKADEKRNGDQEAENVEAAPSTVTGRESDHDENIPAVRYMNPVSIRNGSQSLWGGERDFLSVVRAGEGLHRRNRHGLSRIRGGRTSRHLEALNIDSEVLPNLPETSSSQDLKKKSPDVLVMEMLNKLASTLRAFFTALVKGFTSPNRRRADSGSLSSASKTLGTALAKTFLEALSFSEYSSSSSSSSSSCSGLDMSLSVKCRYLGKVVDDMAALTFDSRRRTCYTAMVNNFYVHGTFKELLTTFEATSQLLWTLPFSVPASGIDPQNAGEGSKLNHSTWLLDTLQSYCRVLEYFVNSGLLLSPTSASQAQLLVQPVAVGLSIGLFPVPRDPETFVRMLQSQVLDVILPVWNHPLFPNCSPGFIASVISLVTHAYSGVGEVKRNRNGIAGSTSQRFMPPPPDENTIATIVDMGFSRPRAEEALRRVETNSVEMAMEWLLTHAEDPVQEDDELARALALSLGNSSETTKADSVDKAMDVPIEEGQVKVPPIDDVLASSVKLFQSGDSLAFPLTDLLVTLCHRNKGEDRPRVVSYFVQQLKLCSLDFSRDTSPLCMISHIITLLISEDGSTREIAAQNGVVPAVVDILMNFTARNETRNEIGAPKCVSALLLILDNVLQSRPGVVSESTDGAQTEPQPDPSGEHALSTPASADEKKLDLDIDEKKSGLPFEKVLGKSTGYLTMEESHKVLLVACDLIKQHVPAMIMQAVLQLCARLTKTHALALQFLENGGLVALFSLPRSCFFPGYDTVASAIIRHLLEDPQTLQTAMEWEIRQTLSSNRHSGRILPRTFLTSMAPVISRDPVVFMKAAAAICQLESSGGRAYVVLAKEKEKDKDKSKSSGMELGLSSNDSVRISENKNQDGLGKCSKGHKKIPANLTQVIDQLLEIVLKYPLPKSGEDDLASMEVDEPATKVKGKSKIDETRKTETESERSAGLAKVTFVLKLLSDILLMYVHAVGVILKRDLEGLLRGSNHPDGSGHGGIIHHVLHRLLPLSIENSAGPDEWRDKLSEKASWFLVVLCGRSGEGRKRVINELVKALSSFSNMESNSTKSSLLPDKKVYGFVDLAYSILSKNSSSTNLPGPGCSPDIAKSMIDGGMVQCLTSILQVIDLDYPDAPKTVNLILKVLESLTRAANASEQVFKSDGGNKKKSMGSNGRHDQLTASAAGTMEHNQNRSNQPEVADVEDSEQHQGNSRSEGNHETNANQSAEQDMGVEVEEATTANPPMELGEDFMRDEIEEGGVINNTDQIEMTFRVENRADDDMGDDDDDMGDDGEDDEDDDEGDDDDEDIAEDGAGMMSLADTDVEDHDDTGLGDDYNDEMNDEEDDDFHENRVIEVRWREALDGLDHLQVLGQPGAASGLIDVAAEPFEGVNVDDLFGLRSRPLGFERRRQAGRSSFERSVTEASGFQHPLLSRPSQSGDLVSMWSGSLFGDRLGGAAPPPLTDYSVGMDSLHLSGRRGPGDGRWTDDGQPQAGAQASAIAQAVEEHFVSQLRSVTPESNLAERQSQNSGEQERQPTDIPPIIEDQTAAEGENVGRQENEGQDPENGSETADQQSNPTVGSEPINSDAVENEHMVIQPLSLNTSSNGDDIMEIGEGNGTTAEQVEAIPETISSAPDSHSDLQHRGASEVSANLHDMSAPVGSGDESSRMDDHSGNHLLDSGLEMPNTNDVHASSVSVNTDIDMTGADVEGNQTEQPMPAAELGVDVTLSRQSTLDSQDANQTDQTSTNNEGPSASAIDPTFLEALPEDLRAEVLASQQSQSVQPPTYTPPSADDIDPEFLAALPPDIQAEVLAQQRAQRLAHQGEGQPVDMDNASIIATFPADLREEVLLTSSEAVLSALPSPLLAEAQMLRDRAMSHYQARSLFGGSHRLNGRRTGLGFDRQMVMDRGVGVTIGRRAASAITDSLKVKEIEGEPLLDANALKALIRLLRLAQPLGKGLLQRLLLNLCAHSVTRATLVRLLLDMIKPEAEGSVTGLAAINSQRLYGCRSNVVYGRSQLLDGLPPLVFRQILEIMAYLATNHSAVANMLFYFDTSIVLESSSPKYSETKAKGKEKIMDGAASTEPLGNLEGGDVPLVLFLKLLNRPLFLRSTAHLEQVMGLLHVIVYTAASKLERQSQSEPAVENSQKPMIDEASGDVCKDPSSTEPESSQEDKHACIKTSSSDGKRSIDTYDILSKLPQSDLRNLCSLLGHEGLSDKVYMLAGEVLKKLASVAALHRKFFASELSQLAHSLSISAVNELVTLRDTHMLGLSAGSMAGAAILRVLQALSSLTSASIGESGGQGCDGEQEEQATMWNLNLALEPLWQELSDCITMTETQLGQSSFCPSVSNMNVGEPLPGTSSTSPLPPGTQRLLPFIEAFFVLCEKLQANHIMIQQDHADVTATEVKESAGCSYSSTPKCSDDSQRKLDGAVTFARFSEKHRRLLNAFIRQNPSLLEKSLSMMLKAPRLIDFDNKRAYFRSKIRQQHEQHLSGPLRISVRRAYVLEDSYNQLRMRSTQDLKGRLNVHFQGEEGIDAGGLTREWYQLLSRVIFDKGALLFTTVGNNASFQPNPNSVYQTEHLSYFKFVGRVVAKALFDGQLLDVHFTRSFYKHMLGVKVTYHDIEAVDPDYYKNLKWMLENDVSDIPDLTFSMDADEEKHILYEKTEVTDYELKPGGRNIRVTEETKHEYVDLVADHILTNAIRPQITSFLEGFGELVPRELISIFNDKELELLISGLPEIDLDDLRANTEYTGYTAASTVVQWFWEVAKAFNKEDMARLLQFVTGTSKVPLEGFKALQGISGPQKFQIHKAYGAPERLPSAHTCFNQLDLPEYSSKEQLQERLLLAIHEASEGFGFG, encoded by the exons CCTCCCAAGATCAGATCCGTCATTAATAGCATCACTGCTGTGCCGTTGGAGAATATAGACGAGCcactaaaaaatttcttatggGAGTTTGATAAG GGAGATTTCCATCACTGGGTTGATCTTTTCAACCATTTTGATTCGTTTTTTGACAAGCACATAAAATCCAGAAAGGATTTGCAGGTTGAGGATAACTTTTTGGAATCCGATCCTCCTTTTCCAAGAGAAGCGGTTCTTCAAATTCTTCGtgtaataaggataattttggagAATTGTACAAACAAGCATTTTTATAGTTCTTATGAG CAGCATCTTTCAGCTCTGCTTGCTTCCACCGATCCTGATGTGGTTGAGGCTTGCCTTCAAACTTTGGCTGCGTTTTTGAAGAAAACCATTGGGAAATATACCATTAGAGATTCTTCATTAAATTCAAAGTTATTTGCTCTTGCCCAAGGTTGGGGGGGAAAGGAAGAGGGTCTTGGATTAATTGAATGTGCTGTACAAGATGGGTGTGACCCAATTGCTTATGAGCTGGGGTGTACCCTTCATTTTGAGTTCTAtgcattgaatgagtcatcaGGAGAATTCTCTGTTGAAGAACAGTCAACCCGAGGCTTACAAATCATTCATTTGCCAAACATCAACACTCGTTCAGAGACTGATCTGGAGCTTTTAAATAAGCTGGTTGTGGAGTTCAAGGTTCCTGCCAGTTTaagattttctcttttgtcAAGATTGCGGTTTGCAAGGGCTTTTGGCTCTTTAGCTGCTCGACAGCAGTACACATGCATTCGGCTATATGCCTTCATAGTTCTGGTTCAAGCAAGCAGTGATGCTGATGACctagtttctttctttaactCTGAGCCTGAGTTTGTCAATGAGTTAGTTACATTGTTGAGCTATGAAGTTGCTGTGCCTGAGAAAATTCGGATTCTATGCCTGCTTTCATTGGTTGCCCTATGTCAGGATCGATCTCGCCAACCAACTGTGTTGACTGCTGTGACATCTGGTGGGCATTGTGGCATTCTATCCAGCCTTATGCAGAAAACTATCGATTCAGTCCTTAGCAATTCCTCAAAGTGGTCTGTTGTTTTTGCTGAGGCTTTGTTATCTCTTGTCACTGTTTTGGTTTCATCATCATCGGGTTGTTCAGCTATGCGTGAGGCAGGGTTTATTCCTACTCTTCTACCTCTTCTCAAAGACACAGATCCTCAGCACCTGCATTTGGTCAGCACAGCTGTGCATATTCTGGAAGCTTTCATGGATTATAGTAATCCAGCTGCTGCATTGTTTAGAGACTTGGGTGGTTTAGATGACACCATATATCGCCTAAATGTAGAGGTATCCTATGTAGAAGCAGGTTCAAAGCAACGGAAAGATTCTGATTGTAGTAGAAACAGTTCACAGATTGTTGCAGGTTCTTCCTCAGATCTAGACAACATGCAACCTTTATATTCTGAAGCATTAGTTTCATATCACCGGCGACTTCTTATGAAAGCTTTATTACGCGCTATATCTCTTGGAACTTATGCTCCAGGAAACACTGCCCGTGTTTATGGCTCTGAGGAGAGTTTGTTGCCGCAATGCTTatgcataatttttagaagGGCAAAGGATTTTGGTGGTGGGGTGTTTTCACTTGCAGCAACTGTTATGAGTGATTTAATTCACAAAGATCCTACCTGTTATCCTGTCTTAGATGCAGCAGGCCTTCCTTCTGCATTTCTAGATGCTATAATGGATGGAGTTCTCTGCTCTGCAGAAGCCATAATATGCATACCTCAGTGTTTGGATGCCTTGTGCCTAAACAATAATGGCCTTCAGGCAGTGAAAGATCGCAATGCGTTGAGGTgctttgttaaaattttcacatccCGAGCTTATTCTCGTGTCCTTGCCGGTGATACACCAGGATCTCTTTCTAGTGGACTGGATGAACTTATGCGTCATGCTTCTTCATTGCGTAGTCCTGGAGTAGATATGGTGATTGAGATCTTGAATGCCATAATAAAAGTTGGATCTGGGGTTGATGCTTCTGGCTTGTCCACTGATCCTCAGTCTGATTCTGCACCTGTTCCCATGGAAACTGATGCTGAAGATAGGAACTTGGCCCTGCCCGATGATAGGGAATCTTCTAAGATGGAGAGTTCAGAACAATCAGCTGAGTCGTCTTCTGATGCATCTTTAGTGAATATTGAACTGTTTCTTCCTGATTGTGTTAGCAATGTTGCTCGTCTTCTTGAAACAATTCTTCAGAATGCTGACACATGTCGCATATTTGTTGAGAAGAAGGGGATTGATGCTGTCCTGCAGTTGTTTACCTTGCCTTTAATGCCTCTTTCTGCTTCAGTTGGTCAGAGTATCTCTGCTGCTTTTAAGAACTTCTCGCCTCAACATTCTGCTTCTCTGGCTCGAACTGTATGCTCATTTTTGAGAgaacatttgaaattaacaaatgAGCTATTACTTTCTCTTGGAGGTACTCAGCTTGCTGCTGTAGAATCTGGAAAGCAAAATAAGATTTTGAGACATCTTTGCAGTCTTGAGGGTCTTCTTTCGctctcaaattttttgttgaagggGACTAGTACTGTTATTTCTGAATTGAGCACTGCAGATGCTGATGTATTGAAAGATCTTGGGAGAACATATCGGGAAATAGTTTGGCAAATTTCTTTATGTAATGAAACTAAGGCAGATGAAAAGAGGAATGGTGATCAGGAGGCTGAGAATGTAGAGGCAGCTCCATCTACTGTTACTGGAAGAGAGAGTGATCATGATGAGAATATTCCAGCAGTGAGATATATGAACCCAGTTTCTATCAGGAATGGTTCACAATCACTATGGGGTGGAGAAAGAGATTTTCTATCAGTTGTTCGTGCTGGTGAAGGCTTACATCGTCGTAATCGACATGGGTTGTCACGCATTCGGGGTGGACGGACTAGTCGGCACCTAGAGGCTTTAAACATTGATTCTGAAGTTCTGCCTAATTTACCTGAGACATCCTCATCGCAggatttgaagaagaaaagtcCTGATGTGCTTGTCATGGAAATGCTTAACAAATTGGCTTCCACATTACGTGCTTTCTTTACTGCTCTTGTGAAAGGTTTCACCTCGCCGAATCGTCGTAGAGCTGATTCAGGGTCATTGAGTTCAGCTTCAAAGACCCTTGGGACTGCTTTGGCAAAAACTTTCCTTGAGGCCCTTAGTTTCTCTGagtattcttcttcttcttcttcttcttcttcttcgtgcTCTGGGCTTGATATGTCACTTTCAGTGAAGTGTCGGTATCTGGGGAAGGTTGTGGATGATATGGCAGCACTTACATTTGACAGTAGACGACGTACTTGTTACACAGCAATggttaataacttttatgtcCATGGAACCTTTAAGGAGCTACTCACTACGTTTGAAGCAACTAGTCAGCTGTTATGGACGCTACCATTTTCAGTTCCAGCATCCGGTATTGATCCTCAGAACGCAGGTGAAGGCAGTAAATTGAATCACAGCACATGGCTGCTTGATACACTGCAAAGTTACTGTCGTGTGCTTGAGTATTTTGTTAATTCAGGTTTACTATTGTCTCCAACCTCTGCATCCCAGGCCCAGCTGCTTGTTCAGCCGGTGGCTGTTGGTTTATCAATTGGACTTTTCCCTGTTCCAAGGGACCCAGAAACATTTGTGCGTATGCTGCAGTCTCAGGTCCTGGATGTCATACTTCCTGTCTGGAACCATCCTTTGTTTCCAAATTGCAGTCCAGGTTTCATCGCTTCTGTTATTTCGCTTGTTACACATGCATATTCTGGTGTTGGAGAAGTAAAGCGAAATCGCAATGGTATTGCTGGAAGTACAAGCCAGCGTTTCATGCCCCCACCTCCTGATGAAAATACCATTGCCACCATTGTTGACATGGGCTTTTCAAGGCCAAGAGCGGAGGAGGCATTGAGACGGGTGGAGACAAACAGTGTTGAGATGGCTATGGAGTGGCTGTTAACTCATGCTGAGGATCCTGTTCAAGAGGATGATGAATTGGCGCGAGCACTAGCTCTGTCTCTTGGAAATTCATCGGAGACCACAAAAGCTGACAGTGTTGACAAGGCAATGGATGTTCCAATTGAAGAGGGTCAAGTGAAGGTGCCCCCCATTGATGATGTTCTTGCTTCATCTGTCAAATTGTTTCAAAGTGGTGATTCATTGGCATTCCCTTTAACGGATTTGCTTGTGACTCTTTGCCATCGGAACAAAGGAGAAGACCGGCCACGGGTTGTATCTTATTTTGTGCAGCAgctgaaactttgttctttggACTTTTCAAGGGATACCAGTCCATTATGTATGATATCACATATTATAACATTGCTTATTTCTGAGGATGGAAGTACCCGAGAGATTGCTGCGCAGAATGGTGTTGTGCCTGCAGTGGTAgatattttgatgaattttacAGCTAGAAATGAGACAAGGAATGAAATTGGGGCACCAAAATGTGTTAGTGCTCTGTTGCTTATTTTAGATAATGTGTTGCAGTCCCGGCCTGGAGTAGTTTCTGAATCCACTGATGGAGCTCAGACTGAACCTCAACCCGACCCATCTGGGGAGCATGCTCTGTCAACTCCAGCATCAGCTGATGAgaaaaaattggatttagatATTGATGAGAAAAAATCAGGCTTGCCATTTGAAAAAGTATTGGGGAAATCTACTGGTTACTTGACGATGGAAGAGAGTCATAAAGTGCTACTTGTTGCTTGTGATCTAATAAAACAACATGTGCCGGCCATGATCATGCAGGCTGTTTTGCAGCTATGTGCTCGTCTGACAAAAACACATGCCCTAGCTTTGCAATTTCTAGAAAATGGAGGCTTGGTTGCTCTGTTTAGTCTCCCAAGGAGTTGTTTTTTTCCAGGATATGACACTGTTGCATCTGCTATAATACGCCATCTCCTTGAAGATCCTCAGACACTGCAAACGGCTATGGAATGGGAGATACGACAGACTTTGAGTTCAAATCGGCATTCGGGGCGTATCCTTCCTAGAACATTCTTGACATCAATGGCACCTGTTATTTCTAGAGATCCTGTCGTTTTTATGAAAGCTGCAGCTGCAATCTGTCAGTTGGAATCATCGGGAGGGAGGGCCTATGTGGTTTTGgcaaaggaaaaagaaaaagacaaggacaaatcaaaatcatcagGTATGGAACTTGGACTTTCATCTAATGATTCTGTTCGGATTTCTGAAAATAAGAATCAAGATGGGTTGGGTAAATGTTCAAAAGGCCACAAAAAGATCCCTGCTAATCTTACACAAGTAATTGATCAGCTTCTTGAAATAGTGTTGAAATACCCTTTGCCAAAAAGTGGGGAAGATGACTTGGCTTCAATGGAGGTAGATGAACCTGCTACCAAGGTAAAGGGTAAGTCAAAGATTGATGAGACAAGGAAGACAGAGACTGAATCTGAAAGATCAGCTGGGCTTGCCAAAGTGACCTTTGTCCTCAAATTATTGAGTGATATTCTCCTTATGTATGTACATGCAGTTGGGGTTATATTGAAAAGGGATTTAGAGGGTCTACTCCGTGGATCCAATCATCCTGATGGTTCTGGACATGGCGGAATTATTCATCATGTTTTACATCGGTTGCTTCCTCTATCTATTGAAAATTCTGCAGGACCTGATGAATGGAGAGATAAGCTGTCTGAAAAAGCTTCATGGTTTCTGGTGGTACTGTGTGGTCGTTCTGGTGAGGGTCGTAAACGAGTAATTAATGAACTTGTAAAAGCCTTATCCTCGTTCTCAAATATGGAGAGCAATTCAACAAAGAGCAGTTTGTTGCCTGATAAAAAGGTTTATGGGTTTGTCGATTTGGCATATTCAATCTTGTCTAAAAATTCATCTTCCACCAACTTACCTGGTCCTGGGTGCTCCCCAGACATAGCAAAAAGCATGATTGATGGTGGAATGGTTCAATGTCTAACCAGCATTCTTCAAGTGATTGATCTGGACTATCCCGATGCTCCAAAAACTGTAAACCTTATACTGAAGGTTCTGGAGAGCCTAACAAGGGCTGCTAATGCCAGTGAGCAAGTATTTAAATCTGATGGgggaaacaagaaaaaatcaatggGGTCAAATGGAAGACATGATCAGCTAACTGCTTCAGCTGCTGGGACCATGGAGCATAATCAGAATAGGAGCAATCAGCCGGAAGTTGCAGATGTGGAAGACAGTGAACAACACCAAGGAAATTCTAGAAGTGAAGGAAACCATGAAACAAATGCAAACCAATCTGCTGAGCAAGATATGGGAGTAGAAGTGGAAGAGGCAACGACTGCCAACCCACCTATGGAGCTTGGTGAGGATTTCATGCGGGATGAAATAGAAGAAGGTGGTGTGATAAACAACACCGACCAAATTGAGATGACTTTCCGTGTTGAGAATAGGGCAGATGATGATATGGGTGATGATGACGATGACATGGGGGATGACGGTGAGGATGACGAGGATGATGATGAGggggatgatgatgatgaggataTAGCAGAAGATGGTGCTGGCATGATGTCTCTTGCTGACACAGATGTGGAAGATCATGATGATACTGGTTTGGGAGATGACTATAATGATGAGATGAATGATGAAGAGGATGATGATTTTCATGAGAATCGTGTCATAGAGGTGCGCTGGAGGGAGGCCCTTGATGGTTTGGATCATTTGCAGGTACTTGGTCAACCCGGAGCTGCTAGTGGTCTAATTGATGTTGCGGCTGAACCGTTTGAAGGGGTAAATGTGGATGACCTGTTTGGTCTTCGCAGTAGGCCTTTAGGGTTTGAACGTCGTCGCCAGGCTGGTAGATCGTCCTTTGAAAGATCTGTTACAGAAGCAAGTGGATTTCAACATCCTCTCCTCTCAAGGCCATCTCAGTCAGGGGACCTGGTCTCAATGTGGTCAG GTAGTCTTTTTGGTGATCGCTTGGGTGGTGCTGCACCCCCACCTTTGACTGATTACTCCGTGGGTATGGACTCTTTGCACTTATCAGGAAGAAGAGGACCAGGTGATGGTCGGTGGACAGATGATGGTCAGCCACAGGCAGGTGCGCAAGCTTCTGCAATTGCACAGGCAGTGGAAGAACACTTTGTATCCCAATTGCGCAGTGTAACTCCAGAAAGCAATCTAGCTGAAAGGCAGTCTCAGAACTCAGGAGAGCAGGAGCGGCAACCAACGGATATTCCTCCGATCATTGAGGATCAAACAGCGGCAGAGGGTGAAAATGTTGGTAGGCAGGAAAATGAAGGTCAGGATCCAGAAAATGGTAGTGAAACAGCAGATCAGCAATCTAACCCAACAGTTGGAAGTGAGCCAATTAATTCTGATGCTGTTGAAAACGAACATATGGTTATTCAACCGCTTTCTTTGAACACTTCTTCAAATGGGGATGATATCATGGAAATTGGGGAAGGTAATGGCACCACTGCTGAGCAAGTAGAGGCAATTCCAGAGACTATCAGCTCAGCTCCGGACAGTCATAGTGATTTGCAGCACAGAGGTGCATCTGAAGTTTCTGCAAATTTGCATGATATGTCAGCTCCGGTAGGGAGCGGTGATGAATCTTCAAGAATGGATGATCATTCTGGTAATCATTTGTTGGATTCTGGTTTGGAGATGCCCAATACAAATGATGTTCATGCTTCTTCTGTTAGTGTAAATACTGATATTGATATGACTGGTGCTGATGTTGAAGGAAATCAAACTGAGCAACCCATGCCTGCTGCAGAACTTGGTGTTGATGTGACATTATCCAGGCAGAGCACACTGGATTCTCAGGACGCTAACCAGACTGATCAAACTAGCACGAATAATGAGGGTCCTAGTGCTAGTGCCATTGATCCTACTTTCTTGGAGGCTCTGCCTGAGGACTTGCGGGCAGAAGTGCTAGCTTCCCAGCAATCTCAGTCTGTTCAACCTCCGACTTACACACCGCCTTCTGCAGATGATATTGATCCTGAGTTTTTAGCTGCTCTTCCTCCTGATATCCAAGCAGAAGTTTTGGCCCAACAGAGAGCACAGAGGTTGGCTCATCAAGGAGAAGGACAGCCAGTTGACATGGATAATGCTTCGATTATTGCTACTTTTCCTGCTGATTTACGTGAAGAG GTACTTTTGACTTCTTCAGAAGCTGTTCTGTCTGCGCTGCCTTCTCCATTACTCGCTGAAGCTCAAATGTTAAGAGACCGAGCAATGAGTCACTATCAGGCCCGCAGTCTTTTTGGAGGAAGCCACCGGCTAAATGGTCGAAGAACTGGTTTGGGGTTTGATAGGCAGATGGTGATGGACAGGGGTGTTGGAGTTACAATAGGTCGAAGGGCAGCTTCTGCTATTACAGATAGCTTGAAAGTGAAGGAAATTGAAGGAGAGCCTCTTCTGGATGCAAATGCATTGAAAGCCTTGATCCGACTTCTACGGTTAGCTCAG CCTCTTGGGAAAGGTCTTCTGCAAAGACTGTTGTTGAACCTATGTGCACACAGTGTTACAAGGGCAACTTTAGTTCGTCTTTTGCTCGATATGATAAAACCTGAGGCTGAAGGTTCAGTTACTGGATTGGCAGCTATTAATTCGCAGAGGCTTTATGGTTGTCGGTCAAATGTCGTTTATGGCCGGTCGCAGTTGTTGGATG GTCTCCCTCCTTTGGTGTTCCGGCAGATTCTTGAGATTATGGCGTATTTGGCTACAAACCATTCAGCTGTTGCAAATATGTTGTTTTACTTCGATACCTCGATTGTACTTGAGTCTTCAAGCCCAAAATATTCTGAGACAAAGGCTAAAGGCAAGGAGAAAATTATGGATGGGGCTGCTTCAACTGAACCTTTGGGGAACTTAGAGGGTGGGGATGTTCCTTTAGTTCTGTTCCTGAAACTCTTGAATCGACCCTTATTTTTACGCAGCACTGCACACCTTGAGCAG GTCATGGGTTTGCTTCATGTAATTGTTTATACAGCAGCATCAAAATTAGAACGTCAGTCACAATCTGAGCCTGCAGTTGAGAACTCCCAGAAACCAATGATAGACGAAGCCTCTGGTGATGTTTGTAAAGATCCTTCTTCGACTGAACCAGAGTCAAGTCAAGAGGATAAACATGCCTGTATCAAGACATCTTCTTCAGATGGAAAGAGAAGCATTGACACATATGATATTCTCTCGAAGTTGCCACAATCTGATTTGCGTAACCTGTGCAGCCTTCTTGGTCATGAGGG gCTATCAGATAAAGTTTACATGTTAGCTGGTGAGGTGCTAAAGAAGTTAGCCTCAGTTGCTGCACTTCATCGCAAGTTCTTTGCTTCAGAGCTTTCTCAACTGGCTCATAGTTTGAGCATTTCAGCTGTCAATGAGCTTGTGACACTGAGAGATACACATATGCTGGGTCTGAGTGCTGGTTCCATGGCTGGAGCTGCAATTTTACGTGTGTTACAAGCACTTAGCTCGCTCACATCAGCTAGTATTGGGGAGAGTGGAGGTCAGGGGTGTGATGGAGAACAGGAGGAGCAAGCAACCATGTGGAATTTAAATCTTGCACTGGAGCCATTGTGGCAAGAATTGAGTGATTGTATTACCATGACTGAAACACAGCTGGGTCAGAGCTCTTTCTGCCCGAGTGTGTCAAATATGAATGTTGGGGAGCCTCTACCTGGAACCTCCAGTACATCACCTCTTCCGCCGGGAACTCAGAGACTCCTGCCTTTCATTGAggctttctttgttttgtgtGAAAAGCTACAAGCAAACCATATTATGATCCAGCAAGATCATGCAGATGTAACTGCAACAGAAGTCAAAGAGTCTGCCGGATGTTCATATTCCTCGACCCCTAAATGCTCTGATGATTCTCAGAGAAAGCTTGATGGTGCGGTCACATTTGCAAGGTTTTCTGAGAAGCATCGCAGGCTTTTGAATGCTTTTATCAGACAGAATCCTAGTTTGTTGGAGAAATCACTATCTATGATGCTGAAGGCCCCAAGGCTGATTGACTTTGACAACAAGAGAGCGTATTTCCGCTCAAAAATAAGGCAACAACATGAACAACACCTCTCAGGCCCACTGCGAATCAGTGTTCGACGGGCATATGTTTTAGAGGATTCATACAATCAACTGCGGATGCGGTCCACTCAAGATTTAAAAGGGAGATTGAATGTGCATTTTCAAGGTGAAGAGGGTATTGATGCTGGAGGTCTGACGAGAGAATGGTATCAATTACTGTCCAGGGTTATATTCGACAAAGGGGCGTTGCTTTTCACCACTGTGGGCAACAATGCATCTTTTCAGCCAAACCCCAATTCTGTCTACCAAACGGAGCATCTCTCGTACTTCAAATTTGTGGGCCGTGTG GTTGCCAAGGCTCTATTTGATGGTCAGCTTTTGGATGTTCATTTTACTAGGTCCTTCTATAAGCACATGCTAGGTGTAAAGGTGACTTATCATGACATAGAGGCTGTTGACCCTGATTATTACAAGAATTTGAAGTGGATGCTGGAG AATGATGTGAGTGACATACCTGACCTGACATTCAGCATGGATGCTGATGAGGAAAAGCACATTCTGTATGAGAAAACTGAG GTTACTGATTATGAGCTTAAACCTGGAGGAAGAAACATAAGGGTTACGGAAGAAACAAAACATGAGTATGTAGACCTTGTGGCTGATCATATCTTGACAAATGCCATTCGTCCTCAAATCACCTCGTTCTTGGAAGGTTTTGGTGAATTGGTTCCGCGGGAacttatttcaatatttaatgaCAAAGAGCTAGAGCTCCTAATCAGTGGGCTTCCTGAGATTGATT TGGATGACTTAAGGGCCAATACCGAATACACTGGCTATACAGCAGCATCTACTGTTGTCCAGTGGTTTTGGGAGGTTGCTAAAGCTTTCAACAAAGAAGACATGGCTAGACTGCTTCAATTTGTCACTGGAACTTCAAAG GTTCCACTGGAGGGTTTCAAGGCATTGCAGGGTATCTCTGGTCCCCAGAAGTTCCAGATTCACAAGGCATATGGAGCCCCTGAGCGGCTGCCTTCGGCTCATACATG cTTCAATCAACTAGATCTTCCTGAGTATTCGTCCAAGGAACAGCTTCAAGAGCGCTTGTTGCTTGCTATACATGAAGCCAGTGAAGGTTTTGGCTTTGgttaa